One stretch of Streptomyces sp. R21 DNA includes these proteins:
- a CDS encoding non-reducing end alpha-L-arabinofuranosidase family hydrolase, with amino-acid sequence MNPLKRLGCRRASVLGLLAATVLVTPGTATGATGAPDTVRASTLGAQAAQSGRYFGTAVAAGRLGDGTYTRILDREFNMVTPENEMKWDTTEPSRGSFNFGPGDQIVNRATSHGQRMRGHTLVWHSQLPSWVSSIRDANTLRSVMNNHITTVANHYKGKIYAWDVVNEAFADGGSGQHRSSVFQNLLGDGFIEQAFRTARTADPAAKLCYNDYSIDDWNAAKTQGVYRMVRDFKARGVPIDCVGLQAHFGTGGPPASFQTTLSSFAALGVDVQITELDIAQASPTAYANTVRACMNVPRCTGITVWGIRDSDSWRSNENPLLFDRGGNKKPAYNAALTALGGTPTAARGSTTAQSKAVRSAKPAAALPGRYSWSSSGPLIAPKPDATHNIAGIKDPTVVYYNGKYHVFASTASSSGYNLVYLNFSDWSQAGSATHHYLDRTAIGTGYRAAPQVFYNAPQRLWYLVYQTGNASYSTNPDISNPNGWSAPRNFYSSMPDIIRRNIGNGYWVDMWVICDSANCYLFSSDDNGHLYRSQTTVGQFPNGFTSTVIALQDSKNALFEASNVYKVQGSNQYLLLVEAIGSDGRRYFRSWTTSSLAGSWTQLAASESNPFARANNVSFPSGAWSKDVSHGEMIRAGYDQTLTIPACRLQYLYQGVNPGAGGDYNLLPWRLGLLTQTNSTC; translated from the coding sequence CGACCGGTGCGCCCGACACCGTTCGGGCCTCCACCCTGGGCGCCCAAGCGGCCCAGTCCGGACGGTACTTCGGCACCGCGGTGGCCGCAGGCCGCCTCGGCGACGGTACGTACACCCGCATCCTGGACCGCGAGTTCAACATGGTCACACCCGAGAACGAGATGAAGTGGGACACGACCGAGCCGTCCCGCGGCTCGTTCAACTTCGGTCCCGGCGACCAGATCGTCAACCGTGCGACGTCCCACGGTCAGCGCATGCGTGGCCACACCCTGGTGTGGCACTCCCAACTGCCCAGCTGGGTCAGCTCCATCAGGGACGCGAACACCCTGCGATCCGTGATGAACAACCACATCACCACCGTGGCGAACCACTACAAGGGAAAGATCTACGCCTGGGACGTGGTCAACGAGGCCTTCGCCGACGGCGGCAGCGGCCAGCACCGCTCCTCGGTGTTCCAGAACCTGCTGGGCGACGGCTTCATCGAACAGGCCTTCCGCACAGCTCGGACGGCCGACCCTGCGGCCAAGCTCTGCTACAACGACTACAGCATCGACGACTGGAACGCCGCCAAGACCCAGGGCGTCTACCGCATGGTGCGCGACTTCAAGGCGCGCGGCGTGCCCATCGACTGCGTCGGCCTCCAGGCCCACTTCGGCACCGGCGGTCCCCCCGCCAGCTTCCAGACGACACTGTCGAGCTTCGCCGCCCTCGGCGTGGACGTCCAGATCACCGAACTGGACATCGCGCAGGCCTCGCCGACCGCGTACGCGAACACGGTCAGGGCCTGCATGAACGTCCCGCGGTGCACCGGCATCACGGTCTGGGGCATCCGCGACAGCGACTCCTGGCGCAGCAACGAGAACCCGCTGCTGTTCGACCGGGGCGGCAACAAGAAGCCGGCCTACAACGCGGCACTGACCGCGCTGGGCGGCACGCCCACCGCCGCGAGGGGATCAACCACCGCTCAGAGCAAGGCAGTTCGCTCGGCCAAGCCTGCCGCCGCCCTGCCCGGCAGGTACTCGTGGAGCTCCAGCGGCCCGCTGATCGCGCCGAAGCCGGACGCGACCCACAACATCGCCGGCATCAAGGACCCGACGGTCGTCTACTACAACGGCAAGTACCACGTGTTCGCCAGCACCGCGAGCTCCTCCGGCTACAACCTGGTGTACCTGAACTTCAGCGACTGGTCCCAGGCCGGCTCGGCCACCCACCACTACCTGGACCGCACCGCCATCGGCACCGGCTACCGGGCCGCGCCGCAGGTCTTCTACAACGCGCCGCAACGCCTGTGGTACCTCGTCTACCAGACCGGCAACGCCTCGTACTCCACCAACCCCGACATCAGCAACCCCAATGGGTGGAGCGCCCCGCGCAACTTCTACTCGTCGATGCCCGACATCATCCGGCGGAACATCGGCAACGGCTACTGGGTCGACATGTGGGTGATCTGCGACAGCGCCAACTGTTACCTGTTCTCCTCCGACGACAACGGACACCTGTACCGCTCCCAGACGACCGTCGGCCAGTTCCCGAACGGGTTCACGAGCACGGTCATCGCGCTGCAGGACTCCAAGAACGCGTTGTTCGAAGCGAGCAACGTGTACAAGGTGCAAGGCAGCAACCAGTACCTGCTCCTCGTCGAAGCCATCGGGTCCGACGGGCGGCGCTACTTCCGGTCATGGACGACGAGCAGCCTCGCCGGCTCCTGGACGCAGCTCGCCGCATCCGAGAGCAATCCCTTCGCCCGGGCCAACAACGTCAGCTTCCCCTCGGGCGCCTGGAGCAAGGACGTCAGTCACGGCGAGATGATCCGCGCAGGCTACGACCAGACACTCACCATTCCCGCCTGCCGACTCCAGTACCTCTACCAGGGCGTGAATCCGGGCGCGGGTGGCGACTACAACCTCCTCCCGTGGCGGCTCGGACTCCTGACCCAGACCAACTCGACCTGCTGA